In a single window of the Nocardioides massiliensis genome:
- the yaaA gene encoding peroxide stress protein YaaA encodes MLILLPPSEGKTAPRRGKPLDLETLSLPDLNPARGEVLDALVALCEGDPGEAARVLGLGKTQQDEVERNAALASAPTARAEQVYTGVLYEALDLPSLTGADKRRAGSWIATTSSLFGLVRPGDRIPAYRLSGDVTLPGLGSVAGHWRARLEPAALAAAGDGLVLDLRSTTYAAFWRPAGDIADRLATVRVLHEVDGVRKSVSHFNKATKGRLVRALVTGGEHPRTPDQLVDVLRAQGWHVEVAGQDRFGTKLDVVVSDL; translated from the coding sequence GTGCTGATCCTGCTCCCCCCGTCCGAGGGCAAGACCGCTCCGCGGCGCGGCAAGCCGCTCGACCTCGAGACCCTGTCGCTGCCGGACCTGAACCCGGCCCGGGGCGAGGTCCTCGACGCGCTGGTCGCGCTCTGCGAGGGCGACCCGGGCGAGGCCGCGCGCGTGCTGGGACTCGGCAAGACCCAGCAGGACGAGGTCGAGCGCAACGCGGCCCTGGCGAGTGCACCCACCGCGCGCGCGGAGCAGGTCTACACCGGCGTGCTCTACGAGGCCCTCGACCTGCCGTCGCTGACCGGCGCGGACAAGCGCCGCGCGGGGTCCTGGATCGCCACCACCTCGAGCCTCTTCGGACTCGTCCGTCCCGGGGACCGGATCCCGGCGTACCGGCTCTCCGGTGACGTCACCCTGCCCGGCCTCGGCAGCGTCGCCGGCCACTGGCGCGCCCGCCTCGAGCCGGCCGCGCTCGCCGCTGCCGGCGACGGCCTCGTGCTCGACCTGCGCTCCACGACGTACGCCGCCTTCTGGCGTCCGGCGGGCGACATCGCCGACCGGCTGGCAACCGTGCGGGTGCTGCACGAGGTCGACGGCGTCCGCAAGAGCGTGTCGCACTTCAACAAGGCGACCAAGGGCCGGCTGGTCCGGGCACTGGTCACCGGCGGCGAGCACCCCCGCACGCCGGACCAGCTCGTCGACGTCCTGCGGGCTCAGGGCTGGCACGTCGAGGTCGCGGGCCAGGACCGCTTCGGCACCAAGCTCGACGTCGTCGTCTCCGACCTGTGA
- a CDS encoding IS1380 family transposase — MKLSHTLRSTSAVFDDPNLVSAAGLVPALALAESAGLRDLADEHLSVPTDKGANAGLKVTSLVGGMVAGADSIDDMALLRHGGMGRLFTRAYAPSTLGSFLRAFTFGHVRQLDAIASRFLIALGGLTGLLGASADPAASDTDTDLEVDRGYALVDVDDTIIEVHGYAKQGAGFGYSGVRGLNALLATLTVPGGAPVVVAQRLRKGSTGSPRGAKRLVGDAVRTARRLLGKNRPILVRMDSAFYGRRPVHAAIAGGAAVSVTVRMDKRIKAAIEAIADDAWTTIEYTDAIFDEPSGRWISRAEVAEIDFTAFAAQKKSDHVPGRLVVRRIPDFNAEKNKAAGQDTLFDTWRFHAFFTTTDADVLDTVAADKMHRHHAVIEQVHADLKGAALAHLPSGVFTANAAWLVLAVIAFNLTRAAASLTDRELAKATTATLRRKLIIVPARVATSARRITLHLPHAWPWESAWTALFDRVNDPPPSLAA, encoded by the coding sequence GTGAAACTCTCTCACACGCTTCGATCGACGTCGGCGGTCTTCGATGACCCGAATCTCGTGTCGGCCGCAGGCCTGGTGCCGGCGCTCGCGTTGGCCGAGTCCGCCGGCCTGCGTGACCTGGCAGATGAGCACCTGAGCGTGCCGACGGACAAAGGCGCGAACGCTGGGTTGAAGGTCACCTCGCTGGTCGGCGGGATGGTCGCCGGCGCGGACAGCATCGATGACATGGCGCTGCTGCGTCATGGCGGAATGGGGCGGCTGTTCACCCGGGCGTATGCGCCCTCGACGTTGGGTTCGTTCCTTCGGGCGTTCACCTTCGGGCACGTCCGCCAGCTCGACGCGATCGCTTCGCGGTTCCTGATCGCACTGGGCGGCCTCACCGGTTTGCTCGGCGCATCGGCAGACCCCGCAGCCAGCGACACCGACACCGACCTCGAGGTGGATCGCGGGTACGCGTTGGTCGATGTCGACGACACGATCATCGAGGTCCATGGCTATGCCAAGCAGGGCGCAGGGTTCGGCTATTCCGGGGTCCGTGGGCTCAACGCGCTGCTTGCCACCCTCACCGTCCCCGGTGGGGCCCCGGTGGTCGTGGCCCAGCGTCTGCGCAAGGGTTCGACCGGGTCACCACGCGGCGCGAAGCGTCTGGTCGGCGACGCGGTGCGAACCGCCCGACGGCTGCTCGGGAAGAACCGGCCGATCCTGGTGCGGATGGACTCGGCGTTCTACGGTCGCAGACCAGTCCACGCCGCGATCGCTGGTGGGGCCGCGGTGTCGGTGACGGTGCGGATGGACAAACGCATCAAGGCGGCGATCGAAGCGATCGCCGACGATGCGTGGACCACCATCGAATACACCGACGCCATCTTCGACGAGCCGAGTGGCCGCTGGATCTCGCGAGCCGAGGTCGCCGAGATCGACTTCACCGCGTTCGCTGCGCAGAAGAAGTCCGACCACGTCCCGGGCCGGCTCGTAGTCCGTCGCATCCCGGACTTCAACGCCGAGAAGAACAAGGCAGCCGGCCAGGACACCTTGTTCGACACCTGGCGCTTCCACGCCTTCTTCACCACCACCGACGCCGACGTGCTGGACACCGTCGCCGCCGACAAGATGCACCGCCATCACGCGGTCATCGAACAAGTCCATGCTGACCTCAAAGGCGCCGCGCTGGCACACCTGCCGTCGGGGGTGTTCACCGCGAACGCCGCCTGGCTGGTGCTCGCCGTCATCGCGTTCAACCTCACCCGAGCCGCCGCGAGCCTGACCGATCGGGAGTTGGCGAAGGCCACCACCGCCACGCTCCGTCGCAAGCTGATCATCGTGCCGGCAAGGGTCGCGACCTCAGCACGCCGGATCACCCTGCACCTGCCCCATGCCTGGCCCTGGGAGAGCGCCTGGACGGCACTGTTCGACCGAGTCAACGACCCGCCGCCAAGCCTCGCAGCCTGA
- the ilvD gene encoding dihydroxy-acid dehydratase, producing MSERDLKPRSRDVTDGLERAAARGMLRAVGMGDEDFAKPQIGVASSWNEITPCNLSLDRLAKAVKNGVHAAGGFPLEFGTISVSDGISMGHEGMHFSLVSREVIADSVETVMMAERLDGSVLLAGCDKSLPGMLMAAARLDLASVFLYAGSTMPGQVDGNDVTIIDAFEAVGACLAGKITREEVDRIERAICPGEGACGGMYTANTMASVAEAIGMSLPGSAAPPAVDRRRDGFAHRSGQAVVEMLRQGITARQVMTKPAFENAIAVVMALGGSTNAVLHLLAIAREADVDLTLDDFTRVGAKVPHLGDLKPFGRYVMNDVDKIGGIPVVMKLLLDAGLMHGDVLTVTGKTMAENLEALNPPAVDGDIIRKLSEPIHQTGGLTILKGSLAPEGAVVKSAGFDDEVFEGPARVFDGEKAAMDALAEGRIQHGDVVVIRYEGPKGGPGMREMLAITGAIKGAGLGKDVLLITDGRFSGGTTGLCVGHIAPEAVDAGPIAFLRDGDRIRLDVANGGLDVLVDEAELEARKDGWQPNPPKYTRGVLGKYAKVVQSAAHGAICG from the coding sequence ATGTCTGAGCGCGATCTGAAGCCCCGTAGCCGCGACGTCACCGACGGTCTGGAGCGGGCCGCTGCCCGCGGCATGCTGCGCGCGGTAGGGATGGGCGACGAGGACTTCGCCAAGCCCCAGATCGGGGTGGCGTCCTCGTGGAACGAGATCACGCCGTGCAACCTCTCGCTCGACCGGCTCGCCAAGGCCGTCAAGAACGGCGTGCACGCCGCCGGGGGCTTCCCGCTGGAGTTCGGGACGATCTCGGTCTCCGACGGCATCTCCATGGGCCACGAGGGCATGCACTTCTCGCTGGTCTCCCGTGAGGTCATCGCCGACTCGGTCGAGACCGTGATGATGGCCGAGCGCCTCGACGGCTCCGTGCTCCTCGCCGGCTGCGACAAGTCGCTGCCCGGCATGCTCATGGCCGCCGCCCGGCTCGATCTCGCCAGTGTGTTCCTGTACGCCGGCTCGACGATGCCCGGACAGGTCGACGGCAACGACGTCACCATCATCGACGCCTTCGAGGCCGTCGGTGCCTGCCTGGCGGGGAAGATCACCCGCGAGGAGGTCGACCGCATCGAGCGGGCGATCTGCCCCGGCGAGGGTGCCTGCGGCGGGATGTACACCGCCAACACCATGGCCTCGGTCGCCGAGGCGATCGGCATGTCCCTGCCTGGCTCGGCCGCCCCGCCGGCCGTCGACCGTCGACGCGACGGCTTCGCCCACCGCTCCGGCCAGGCGGTCGTCGAGATGCTGCGCCAGGGCATCACGGCCCGCCAGGTCATGACCAAGCCTGCCTTCGAGAACGCCATCGCCGTCGTGATGGCGCTCGGCGGCTCGACCAACGCTGTGCTCCACCTGCTGGCGATCGCCCGTGAGGCCGACGTCGACCTCACCCTCGACGACTTCACGCGCGTCGGCGCGAAGGTCCCGCACCTGGGTGACCTCAAGCCGTTCGGTCGCTACGTCATGAACGACGTCGACAAGATCGGCGGCATCCCCGTCGTCATGAAGCTGCTGCTCGACGCCGGTCTCATGCACGGCGACGTCCTCACCGTCACCGGCAAGACGATGGCCGAGAACCTCGAGGCCCTCAACCCCCCGGCCGTCGACGGCGACATCATCCGCAAGCTCAGCGAGCCCATCCACCAGACCGGCGGCCTGACGATCCTCAAGGGGTCCCTGGCCCCCGAGGGCGCGGTCGTGAAGTCGGCCGGGTTCGACGACGAGGTCTTCGAGGGACCCGCCAGGGTCTTCGACGGAGAGAAGGCCGCGATGGACGCGCTGGCCGAAGGCCGGATCCAGCACGGCGACGTGGTCGTCATCCGCTACGAGGGCCCCAAGGGTGGTCCCGGCATGCGCGAGATGCTCGCCATCACCGGTGCCATCAAGGGCGCCGGACTCGGCAAGGACGTCCTGCTCATCACCGACGGCCGGTTCTCCGGCGGGACCACGGGTCTGTGTGTCGGTCACATCGCCCCGGAGGCGGTCGACGCCGGCCCCATCGCGTTCCTGCGCGACGGCGACCGGATCCGCCTCGACGTCGCCAACGGCGGCCTGGACGTGCTGGTCGACGAGGCCGAGCTCGAGGCGCGCAAGGACGGTTGGCAGCCGAACCC